In Clarias gariepinus isolate MV-2021 ecotype Netherlands chromosome 1, CGAR_prim_01v2, whole genome shotgun sequence, one DNA window encodes the following:
- the LOC128519237 gene encoding uncharacterized protein LOC128519237 isoform X1 has protein sequence MAFQAQFSVPVGISVQNPLLLPVQVRPRVTDTVIQCIINNKLNTLKKQVKRININGLYPYAEWNDDVTLLTAAVICGNEEICDFLLRENADPNIVSTNGLTSLHYAAKTPEVPLTIVKRLIDTKADPNGYPEQICTPLQFAASRDRADMFNALIEAGADPARNYGGNSNLDNKVESLVKDLPSGNKTVETRKIFFNFTAAISKKTEPEVFNLCREHFFEEHPFNHLALFEIYFNVEGLTAETYRQSSIKWLKDSNQTSNYINRFIERFPRISHEHRIFAVNTLQAVVCMMREISSQIFNMIVPILIKCLLPTGTFQLTPLIPLSILCVIMDKSLKQKPADDLNSAVLEELSNKLMPFTDPKYPINVSILTYRLFAALYEFFPEQVFSHGLTSVPDRILTAVAIRADDVIKEKLRRLDTNLRSLQSSRTVDSLGEGAESIQSKKKKKKKKKKKKQKNTQQEPSLKEDAVQELKLDLDTAKTSVEESVSTVHPFAAHTEDSPIARKWHSISQRWRPKLEKLSSIEASKVYHLGNLTINESPEFEIAKGSDGTRVFIGLRDDGTEVAVKRMLKSNYQDLKNEEEFLRLPQLDSPCIVRYVDFAEDDKFGYLVLQLCEYTLEEYIQDHLPEDSSQRQQVLKKIVKEVLCSLKVLHSQDTKVLHRDIKPQNVLIDITGKARLADFGISRRLKLGETTCRTNAAGTKCWKPSETVEEDSNTGYKRSSDIQVAGMLVYYILSCGHHPFGKGVRCEANILDGKYSLEDLEEEIAKDLVEWMISHEPKDRPDVEQTLCHPFFWRDIWRVEYLKKLGNEKDVENCRNADPDLLSAIDGITAGKSFSDWKSNLPSELVQKLDSKKKPYPENTLGLLRFIRNLHEHYPEEAEKLNLMTTFPDLFENAYKFAKTKGWNNRPSMKKWLRSVPVIDQDINT, from the exons ATGGCATTCCAAGCACAATTTTCTGTTCCTGTTGGAATTTCTGTTCAAAATCCTCTTTTACTTCCTGTTCAAGTTAGGCCAAGAGTAACAGACACAGTGATACAATGTATTATTAACAACAAACTGAATACATTGAAGAAACAAGTAAAACGGATAAATATTAATGGACTGTACCCTTATGCAGAGTGGAATGATGATGTAACCCTACTGACAGCAGCAGTTATTTGTGGGAATGAAGAGATTTGTGACTTTCTACTGAGAGAAAATGCGGATCCCAACATAGTATCCACAAATGGCCTAACATCTCTGCACTATGCTGCAAAGACACCTGAAGTTCCACTGACTATTGTGAAAAGATTAATTGACACAAAAGCTGATCCAAATGGTTATCCAGAACAAATATGTACACCATTACAGTTCGCTGCAAGTAGGGACAGAGCAGACATGTTTAATGCACTAATAGAAGCTGGTGCTGACCCTGCAAGAAATTATGGGGGAAATTCAAATCTGGATAACAAAGTAGAAAGTCTTGTGAAAGATTTACCTTCAGGAAATAAAACTGTAGAAACgcgcaaaattttttttaatttcactgCTGCAATTTCCAAAAAAACTGAGCCAGAGGTTTTTAACTTATGTAGGGAACATTTTTTTGAGGAACATCCTTTTAACCATCTTGCACtttttgaaatatattttaatgttgaGGGCCTGACAGCAGAAACATATCGACAAAGTAGCATAAAATGGTTGAAAGACTCCAATCAAACAAGCAATTACATCAATAGATTTATCGAACGCTTTCCAAGAATTTCTCATGAACATAGAATATTTGCAGTGAACACCTTACAAGCTGTAGTTTGCATGATGAGAGAAATATCCtctcaaatatttaatatgattGTACCCATCCTTATCAAATGTTTACTGCCCACTGGTACATTCCAGTTAACACCGCTAATACCGCTAAGTATTCTTTGTGTGATTATGGACAAGTCCTTAAAGCAAAAACCAGCAGATGATCTTAACTCTGCTGTTTTAGAAGAGTTAAGCAATAAACTTATGCCTTTTACTGATCCTAAATACCCAATAAATGTCAGCATTCTTACTTACCGTTTGTTTGCTGCTCTATATGAGTTTTTCCCAGAGCAAGTCTTTTCACATGGATTAACCTCAGTGCCTGATAGGATTCTTACTGCTGTAGCAATTAGAGCAGATGATGTAATTAAGGAGAAACTACGAAGACTGGACACAAATCTCAGATCTTTACAAAGTTCAAGAACTGTAGATAGCTTAGGTGAGGGAGCAGAAAGCATACaatcaaagaagaaaaagaagaagaagaagaagaagaagaagcagaaaaaCACTCAACAAGAACCAAGCTTAAAAGAAGATGCTGTACAAGAATTAAAACTTGATTTAGATACTGCAAAAACTTCAGTTGAGGAGTCAGTTTCCACAGTGCATCCATTTGCAGCGCACACTGAGGATTCACCCATAGCAAGAAAATGGCATTCAATCAGCCAACGCTGGAGGCCCAAGCTAGAGAAACTTTCTAGCATCGAAGCAAGTAAGGTTTATCATCTAGGGAATCTTACAATTAATGAAAGCCCTGAATTTGAGATAGCTAAAGGAAGTGATGGAACACGGGTTTTTATTGGCTTGAGAGATGATGGCACTGAAGTAGCTGTCAAACGAATGTTAAAGTCCAATTACCAAGACCTCAAAAATGAAGAGGAATTTCTACGGCTTCCTCAGCTCGACAGTCCTTGTATTGTGCgatatgtggactttgcagaGGATGACAAATTTGGATATCTTGTCCTTCAACTTTGTGAATACACCCTGGAGGAATACATCCAAGACCATTTGCCAGAAGACAGTTCTCAGCGGCAACAGGTCCTGAAGAAAATTGTAAAAGAAGTGCTCTGTAGCCTGAAAGTTCTTCACAGCCAAGATACCAAAGTGCTTCATCGAGACATCAAACCTCAAAATGTTCTGATTG ATATAACTGGAAAGGCGAGATTAGCTGACTTTGGTATAAGTAGAAGACTGAAGCTGGGAGAGACGACTTGTCGCACTAATGCTGCTGGAACAAAGTGCTGGAAGCCCAGCGAAACTGTTGAAGAAGACAGTAACACTGGCTACAAGAGGAGTTCTGACATTCAG GTTGCGGGAATGTTAGTGTATTATATCCTCTCCTGCGGACACCATCCATTTGGCAAAGGTGTTCGATGTGAGGCTAATATTCTTGATGGGAAGTACTCTTTGGAAGACCTGGAGGAAGAAATAGCGAAGGACCTAGTGGAGTGGATGATCAGCCATGAGCCAAAAGACAGACCTGATGTAGAGCAGACCCTTTGCCACCCATTCTTTTGGAGAGATATATG GAGAGTGGAGTACTTAAAAAAGCTGGGGAATGAAAAGGATGTGGAGAACTGCCGCAACGCCGACCCGGACCTCCTTTCCGCTATAGACGGTATTACAGCAGGGAAAAGCTTCTCAGACTGGAAATCAAAT TTGCCCTCTGAGCTTGTGCAAAAACTGGACAGTAAGAAAAAGCCCTACCCAGAGAACACACTCGGTCTGTTGCGCTTCATACGGAATCTGCATGAGCATTA CCCTGAAGAAGCTGAGAAGTTAAATTTGATGACAACATTCCCTGATCTTTTTGAAAATGCTTATAAGTTTGCCAAAACGAAAGGATGGAACAACAGACCAAGTATGAAAAAATGGCTTCGCTCAGTTCCAGTCATTGACCAGGACATAAATACATAG